The window TGCATTACTTTTCACAATTTATGATAATCAAAATCACGACAAGAATTTTTTTACTATATAAGTAAAAAATGAATAACGCAAATTTTTCAGTCACACTATTCGCCCACCTTTAATACTATAAACTGTCAACAGCTAATGATTCGAAATTCCAAAGTACATTTACGCTTTTGTTTTCTTATCAAGGGGTGTAAGGCAAGATATGCGAAAAGTGCAAGAATAGCCAGGAAGTGTCACGATATCACTTTGCCCTTGATGTTCGAATGGAAAACAATCTGTAAAATCTACAAAAAACGAATCCGTGACATTTCACCAATTAGGCACAAGCCGCATAGTATAGTTCGACTAGATGTTAAAGGAGGAAAAAGCGTTGAAACGTTTGCGTCAAATAGTGACAAAAGCGGTTGTCGCTAAAGGTAAGAAGAGAGTTGAAGCGAGCGAAGTGATTCGCCCTTCATCTACGCCAACTAGTATTTTAGGATGTTGGGTGATCAACCATCACTACAATGCAAAAAAAGTAGGGAAATATGTTGAAATCTCAGGAAAGTTCGATGTAAACGTATGGTATGCGTACAATAATAATACAAAAACAGCAGTTCACTCGGAAACAATCAGCTACAAAGATCGCATTAAACTTCACTACCGCGATAATGATGTAATTGAATCGAATGACTGCCATGTACGTGTTGTCCAACAGCCAAACTGTATCGAAGCGGTAATTAACCAAAATGGTGACTGCTTTAATGTAGTAATCGAACGTGAATTTGTCGTAGAAATCATTGGCGAAACTAAAGTTGTGGTTTCTATACATGAAGTAGATTACGAAGAAGAGTGGAAATATGAAGAAGATGAATCTTCATCAAGCTCTAGTTCTAGCTCAAGCTCAAGCTCTAGTTCGAGCTCAAGCTCAAGTTCAAGCTCAAGCTCTTCGTCATCATCGTCTTCATCTTCAAGCAATGGCTTTAAATTTATTGAAGACTCATCATCATTTCGTTAATAAAGTGAGAGCGCCCGCTACTCGAAAAGAGTAGAACAAACAGGCGCTCTTCTTTATTGTTTGGTTGAGTAGAAAACAGTATTATTGCCCCCGAAGGCATGTAATCCTGTTTTCTCTATTTTAAGACTATTCTTAATGTAAAATATATACCCGCCAGTCAACGTTATCACCTGATTTTTGTTATACTTATTTAGAATGAATTTATTTTGGAGAACATGAACGAAACGTGTTTTTCTACTATAGAGTAAAGATGAGTTTAGAGAGGTACCATGAAAATGACAACATATACACCAATGATGCAACAATATCTTGCCATCAAGTCAGAATATGAGGATGCTTTCCTTTTTTATCGACTTGGGGACTTTTATGAAATGTTCTTTGATGATGCAGTCAAAGCATCACAGGTTTTAGAAATTACTTTAACAGGACGCGATGCCGGCATGAAAGAACGTATCCCGATGTGCGGTGTTCCCTTTCATTCAGCTAAAGGATATATCGAAACGCTTGTGTCAAAGGGCTACAAGGTGGCAATTGCGGAGCAAACCGAGGACCCAAAACAAGCAAAAGGAGTTGTGAAACGTGAAGTCGTCCAGCTGATTACACCTGGGACGATTATGGAAGGGAAAACAATAGACGGCAAGTCGAACCATTTCATTGCCTGTGCGGAAAATTTACCGAACAACACGTTTGCTCTTGCATACTTGGATGTGTCCACTGGCGAAGCCAATACAGCTATCGTTGAAGGGGGAACGAAAAGCTTACTTCAGCAATTAATGGCTTTTACAATTCGAGAACTGGTTGTGACAGAGCAGCTACAGCTTTTATTAGCTGAACAAGCAAGTAACCTTGGAATCGTGCTATCTCTTGAACAAGACGAAATGCCTGAAGAAAAAGCGTCAAGATATATCGCAAATTTACCGAATGAATTAAAGGGCGTTGCGAAAAGCTTGCTTCAATATGTGGAACGTACACAAATGCGCAGTTTGTCGCACATTCAAGAATTTACATATACCGAGACAAAGCAGCTTTTACGAATTGATACGAATTCAAAAAGAAATTTAGAGCTGTTGGAGTCGATTCGTGGTGGCGATCAAAAGGGCACTTTGCTATGGTTGCTGGATGAGACCGTAACAGCTATGGGTGGACGAAAATTAAAACAATGGCTGCACCAGCCGTTGGCAACACGTTCGGCCATCGAAAATCGCCTTGCTATCGTGACGGATTTATTGGATGAATTTTTTGTACGCAATGAATTAAAGGAATTGCTGAAAAACGTTTATGATCTAGAGCGTTTAGCAGGTCGTGTTGCCTTCGGAAATGTGGGGGGACGTGACTTGGCACAGCTTCGCGAATCATTGCGCCAAGTGCCGTTCATTAAGCAACAGCTAGTGAATTCGGGAAAATCGACGCTTTCAAAGCTAGGTGAGAAGCTTGATGAGTGTGAGGATATTGAAGCGTTTTTATCGAAAGCCATCACAGACAACCCGCCAATTGCGATTAAAGAAGGGGACGTTATTCGTGAGGGCTATAACGAAAAATTAGATGAATTGCGTTTTGCTGCTCGTAACGGAAAGGACTGGATTGCCCAGTTAGAGCAGAAAGAACGTGAAGTGACAGGCATTAAAAATTTGAAAATCGGCTATAATCGCATTTTTGGCTACTACATCGAGTTAACGAAATCGAATATTGCTAGTGCAGATTTATCACGCTACGAAAGAAAACAAACCTTGGCCAATGCGGAACGTTATATTACCGAGGAGTTAAAGGAAAAAGAAGCAATCATTTTAAATGCGGAGGAACAGAGCCTGGCATTAGAATATGATTTATTTGTTGAATTGCGTGACCAGTTAAAAGCCTTTATCCCACGCGTTCAAGCTCTTGCTTCTGAAATTAGTGAGCTTGATGTGTATAGTAGCTTTGCTGTTGTTTCCGAAAAATATCGTTTTGTGAAGCCTTCCTTCCATGAAGGGCGCGCTATGAAGATTGTGGGCGGACGTCATCCAGTAGTTGAAAAGATGCTAAACAAACAAATGTATGTACCGAACGATTGCGTCTTGCCAGATGATAAAAATATGATGCTTATTACTGGGCCGAACATGTCGGGGAAAAGTACGTATATGCGTCAAGTAGCTCTAATTGTTGTCCTAGCGCAAATGGGTTGCTATGTACCGGCTGATGAGGCAGTACTGCCAATAACAGATCAGATTTTTACACGTATTGGGGCCGCGGATGACTTGGTAGCGGGCCAGTCTACCTTTATGGTGGAAATGCT is drawn from Lysinibacillus sp. SGAir0095 and contains these coding sequences:
- the cotE gene encoding outer spore coat protein CotE codes for the protein MKRLRQIVTKAVVAKGKKRVEASEVIRPSSTPTSILGCWVINHHYNAKKVGKYVEISGKFDVNVWYAYNNNTKTAVHSETISYKDRIKLHYRDNDVIESNDCHVRVVQQPNCIEAVINQNGDCFNVVIEREFVVEIIGETKVVVSIHEVDYEEEWKYEEDESSSSSSSSSSSSSSSSSSSSSSSSSSSSSSSSSSNGFKFIEDSSSFR
- the mutS gene encoding DNA mismatch repair protein MutS, with product MTTYTPMMQQYLAIKSEYEDAFLFYRLGDFYEMFFDDAVKASQVLEITLTGRDAGMKERIPMCGVPFHSAKGYIETLVSKGYKVAIAEQTEDPKQAKGVVKREVVQLITPGTIMEGKTIDGKSNHFIACAENLPNNTFALAYLDVSTGEANTAIVEGGTKSLLQQLMAFTIRELVVTEQLQLLLAEQASNLGIVLSLEQDEMPEEKASRYIANLPNELKGVAKSLLQYVERTQMRSLSHIQEFTYTETKQLLRIDTNSKRNLELLESIRGGDQKGTLLWLLDETVTAMGGRKLKQWLHQPLATRSAIENRLAIVTDLLDEFFVRNELKELLKNVYDLERLAGRVAFGNVGGRDLAQLRESLRQVPFIKQQLVNSGKSTLSKLGEKLDECEDIEAFLSKAITDNPPIAIKEGDVIREGYNEKLDELRFAARNGKDWIAQLEQKEREVTGIKNLKIGYNRIFGYYIELTKSNIASADLSRYERKQTLANAERYITEELKEKEAIILNAEEQSLALEYDLFVELRDQLKAFIPRVQALASEISELDVYSSFAVVSEKYRFVKPSFHEGRAMKIVGGRHPVVEKMLNKQMYVPNDCVLPDDKNMMLITGPNMSGKSTYMRQVALIVVLAQMGCYVPADEAVLPITDQIFTRIGAADDLVAGQSTFMVEMLESQNAITNATERSLLLFDEIGRGTSTYDGMALAQSMMEYIHDRIGANTLFSTHYHELTALEEQLARLQNVHVSATEKDGKVVFLHKVRQGAADKSYGVHVASLAEMPEAIIDRARVLLEQFESKAQGVTSVAATVMSEPSEDELQLSLFEEEVKGNEVLPETGTALSDVELDVLERLAKINIMGTAPIQAINVLYELQQALLSKK